Within the Thermanaeromonas toyohensis ToBE genome, the region TATAGGTTGAGCAACTTAGGGGAACTAGCGTCCAAACTTTTAGCCCTGGCTCGTTGGCAGGCCTATCCGGATCGTTATGAATTGGAGCTTAAGTTGAAGCCCGAATCTTTAGGGAAACTACGAGTGCATGTGGTGCTGGCGGAAAATCGCCTTTCCCTCCAGTTAATGGTAGAAACTCCCGAAGCTGGTCGGGCGCTCCAGGTAGCCTTACCTGAGCTTAAACAGGTTTTACAAACTTATGGCCTTAAGCTAGAACAGATACATGTTCAGGTAAGCACCGGCCAGGGGGGAAAGGGCTGGGAGGGGCCAGGCGAGGGGCGAAGCTGGGGGACACAAGTTTGGCCGGTTTTAGAAGTTAAGAGCGAAGAAGATACTTTACAGGTTGCGCCTGCCCGAAATAGTTACCGGCTCGATTATTTAGCTTAGCTTGCTTTTTAATCCATCGGTACCCTTGGCTGGAGAATAAACGAAACTAGGGGGGTTAAATTTTATGGAGGTAACTAGCGTAAGCAGTGGAGCCTCCCCGACAACAGCTAGCAAGGGGCTAGAGAAGATGTTAGATAAGACGGCCTTCCTCCGGCTTATAGCGGCTCAGCTCCAATACCAGAATCCTTTAGAGCCTATCCAAGATACGGAATTTATAACCCAGCTCGCCCAGTTTAGTGTACTAGAACAACTCTATGAAATGATGGAACAGCAGCGGTATGCTACTTTTATCCAGGCCCAGGGATTGATAGGTAAGGAGGCTATAGCAAGGCAAGGGGAGAGGACCATTACGGGCGTGGTGGAAGCTGTACGACTCGCAGGCGACAGTATTCTGGTTAGAATAGGCGGGCAAGAGATATCCTGGACCAGCTTGGAGGAAATAAGGAATCCGTAAAGGAGGGATTTTTAACTTATGATGCGTTCCCTTTATTCAGCTGTTTCTGGCTTACGGACCCACCAGACAAGGATGGATGTTATAGGGGATAATATCGCTAATGTAAATACAGTGGGCTTTAAAAAGAGTGCAGTAACTTTCAAGGATGTCTTCTACCAAACCTTACGGGGTGGTTCAGCTGGAACTACCGAATTAGGCGGGACCAATCCCCAGCAGGTGGGCTTGGGGGTAACGCTGGGGAGCATAGATGTGATCCATACCCAGGGCGCTGCTCAGATTACAGGGAACGGGACGGACCTGATGATCCAGGGCGATGGGTTCTTTAGGGTTTCACCGGATGGCGGTACTACTATATATTACACCAGGGCGGGAGCTTTTCATTTTGACAACCAGGGTTATCTAGTAACTCCTGATGGTATGAAAGTTTTGGATACTAATGGTACTCCAGTACAGATCGCAGATATGGCTGATCCTACTACTATGCCTCAAAGTGTTAGCATCGATAAAAAGGGCTATGTTCATTATGTAGATAGAAATGGAGCCACCCAAACTTTAGCAAATCCCATAAGCATTGCTAAGTTTTCTAATCCGGCCGGGCTAGCCAAAGTAGGGCAAAACCTGTACCAAGAAACAGCTAGTTCTGGAGCACCAGGCAGTGATATGGCTCCAGGAGAGGGTTCTCTAGCTAACACTACCATCATTCCTTCAGCTTTAGAGATGTCTAACGTTGAGCTGGCCCAGGAATTTACAGATATGATCATCACTCAGCGCGGGTTCCAGGCTAACGCCCGGACCATTACTACCTCTGATGAAATGCTCCAGGAGCTAGTAAACCTTAAGCGTTAGGATCTTAAAGGGTGTTTAGAGCTTTAGGTAATGTTAGTTTCAAACAGTCAAGCAGGGGTTAGAGGTAACAAGGTATCTCTGGAAGAGGCGTATGGTAGCAGTTTGTGTATGGAAGCGTAGAGTAGCAGGCTGTCTCTTATATTTAGGATATAAGACGGGCTTAAAGGTTGCGGGCTTAAGAGGTGGGTTTTATGATTAAGGTGACTACTTTAGATAAAAGGGAGATAGCCATTAATGCGGAGCTTATCGAGAGGGTGGAAAGCGTACCGGAAACAGTCATCACTTTAACCAACGGGAAGAAAATATTAGTTACCCAGTCTATGGATGAGATTATAGAGAAGGTGATGGCTTACCGGCGGAATATAGCCTGTTCTACTAAGTAAGCTTTCAGGCAGGGAGAGGTGCCGAGGTGGCTGTAAGAAGAAGGGATGAGCAGCAAGAAGAGCCCCGGAAGGAAAAGAAAAAAAGGCCATGGCTTACAATGGTGTTAGTTTTTGTAGTGCTTCTCCTGGGAAGTGGGTATGGTTACTTATATTTCCACGGGAGCTCTATTAAAGTACCTGTTCCCTCCCAGGAAAAGGCAGCACGCCCGGCTGAGGTTCGTAAGCTAACCCTAGAACCCTTTGTAGTAAACTTGGCGGATCCTGGCTTGCGGCGGTATCTCCGGGTAAAGATCACTTTAGAATATTTAAGCCCTTACTTGGAGGAAGAGCTTAACCAGAAATTACACCGTATCCGGGATACCATTATAACAGTGCTGCGCAGTAAGAAGACCGAGGATTTGGCTCAGGAGGATGCTTTGAAACGGGAGCTACTGGCGAAGATCAACGCGGAGCTAGATATCGGGCAAGTTAAAGCCCTTTACTTTGAAGAATTTATCATCCAGTGAGGTAAACTGATATGACTTTAACAGATGAGGAAATCCAACAATTGATTCAGGCTTTAGAAGCCGGAAACAGTACACCTCAGATTAAGAGAGCTGTCTTTAGCCAACTTAAACCTGTAAGCGGTGTTTCCAAAGGGGCGGGGCTAGAGAAACTCCTGGATATCCCTCTTAAACTTACTGCAGTATTAGGAAGGACCAGGCTCTTGGTGAAGGAGGTTTTGGACCTTAAGGAAGACTCGGTAATAGTCCTTAATAAGCTGGTAGGTGAACCTGTGGAAATATTAGTTAATGGAAAGCCCTTAGGCCAAGGCGAGGTTGTGGTTATCAATGAAACCCTCGGGGTGCGCCTTAACACTTTGGCTGAAGCACCTGAGGAGGGACGGTGAAAGCCTGTGGACCGGGATTTCGTCCTGGCCTTGATCCGCCTTTTGATCTTTTTTCCGCTAGTTTTAGCAGGGGCTTATCTGACAGTGAAATACGGGCTGGGCCGGCTTAACCCTTACTCGGCGTCTACTGGCCCCCTTCAGATTGTGGCTCGCTTGCCAGTAAGCCCTAAAAGTTTTCTCTTGGTAGTGCGCTGCGGAAGGCGGTATTTTCTTATAGGAGTAGGGGAGGGACCTCCGGTTCTCTTGACTGAGCTTATGGATTACGGGGAGAGCGAGGTAGAGGTGTGGGAGGGCCGGGAAAGCCTTTGGCCCCCGGGATTTAATCCATGAGGACAAGCAAGCTTTTGCGGGTAGCTTTGGTGGCCGGGGTACTCGTAGTAGTCTTAGTTTTAAACTTAAGGCCTGCCCTGGCCCAGCCGTTGCCGAATTTAGAGCTGAGGCTTAGCATGACCGAAGAGCCTGGGCAGGTGGTGGGTACATTAAAGCTTTTACTCCTTTTGACTTTCCTGGCCCTGGTTCCGGCTATTCTCTTACTTACTACTTCCTTTACCAGGATCATTATTGTGCTCTCCTTTGTCCGGAGCGCCCTAGCTACCCAGCAAGTACCGCCCAACCAGGTTCTCATCGGGTTAGCCTTATTTCTTACTTTTTTTACCATGGCTCCAGTATATAATCAAATTAAGTCGCAAGCCCTGGACCCTTATTTGGCGGGGCAAATATCCCAAAAGGAAGCCCTGGACCGGGGCTCCCGGCCTTTAAGGGAATTCATGTATCGCCAGACGCGGGAGAAGGATTTGGCTTTATTTATCCGCATGGCGGGAATACCCGAACCCAGGACGCGAGAGGACGTACCCTTGTATGTTCTTATCCCGGCTTTTGTGTTAAGTGAATTGAAGACCGCTTTCCAGATGGGGTTCCTGATTTATATTCCGTTTTTAATTATCGATCTGGTAGTGGCCAGTACCCTTATGGCCATGGGGATGTTTATGGTACCTCCTATTATGATATCCTTGCCTTTTAAGCTAATGCTCTTTGTATTGGTGGACGGCTGGTATCTGGTGGTGAAATCCCTTTTGGAGAGCTTTTAGTAGTTTTTGAGGGAAGGGACAATTATGACGCAGGAATTTGTTTTGGGGTTGGCTCGGGAGGCCTTGACTACTGCTCTACTCCTTGCTGCACCGGCTCTTCTTTTGAGTTTAGTAGTGGGGGTAGGGATCAGCATTTTTCAAGCAGCTACCCAGATCCAAGAGCAAACCCTCACTTTTGTCCCTAAAATTGTTGCTGTAGTCCTGGCTATTTTACTCTTGGGTCGGTTTATGCTAGGGGTGCTTTTGCAGTTTACTAGCCAACTACTGGGTAATTTAGGCTCCTTTGTTAGGTGAAGAGTTGGTTATAGCATTCCAGGCTGTGCAGAAACTTGGAAGGTGAAGTAGATGTTAGCCTACTTGGAACGGGCAGAGATCTTTTTCCTGGTTTTGGTGCGCTTGACCACTTTCTTCATGGTAGCCCCTATTTTCTCCGCCCGTAGTATTCCTGTTCTGGTCCGGGTAGGACTAGCTGTTCTGCTTGCTTTCCTTCTTTTTCCAATTTTATCAACAACCGAATTAGCTCTTACTTCGGAGATTACCTATGCCTTGGCCGCTTTGAGGGAAGCCCTAGTAGGGCTTGCCTTGGGATATTTAGCTGCTCTTTTACTTGCTACGGTTCAAGTGGGGGGAGAGCTGCTGGATATACATATGGGCTTGAGTATGGCCAATCTCCTAGACCCTCAGTACGGAATGCCGGTAACCTTGTGGGGCCAGTTCTTTACCCTTCTTGGTCTTCTGCTTTTCCTACAATTTGATGGCCATCATATAATACTTTTGGCCTTGCAGGAAAGCTTTATGTTCCTTCCCCTAGGGAGCGCTAAATTTAGCGGTGTGCTGGTCCAGGATGCAGTACGGATTTGGGGCGACGTGATGCGCTGGAGTTTAAATTTAGCCTTGCCAGTTATTGGGGCTTTACTCATAGCAGATGTAGCTTTAAGTCTTTTAGCCCGTACCGTGCCCCAACTTAATGTTTTCATTTTAAGCTTCCCTATAAAACTTGGGCTAGGTTTACTTGTGGTTATACTTATTTTACCGTTTTTTGCGGCAGCCATAAGCAACCTAGTAGGGCAGATGGAAAGGGATCTCGGGGTTATTTTAAGCCACTGGCGTTACTAATGGAGTAAAAATATAGGGGATGTTACAGGGAAGAAGCCTTTAAGAGCAAGAAGTAGAAATTTTAGCCTAGGCGGATTAAAACTATGAGATTTATAGATCTCCAGCTTTTTGCCGAAGAGAAGACAGAAGAGGCTACCCCACACCGCCTGCAGGAAGTACGGAGGAAAGGGCAGGCAGCCCGGAGTAATGATTTAAGCGCAAGTTTGGTGTTGCTAGCCTTGGTTCTTTTCATCTATTGGCGGAGGGAAAGCTTTTGGGTAGTTACTTGGCGCATACTTTCTACCTTTTTGTCTTTTCCTCGGCAGGAGCTGGATGCGGATGGCCTTATTGCGTTGTTTTATCTTGCCCTGTTTGAAACTGGCAAGCTACTGCTTCTTCTTTTTGGAGTAGCAGCGGTTGTGGGGTTAGCGGCCAATTGGGCCCAAGTGGGGTTTATATTCTCCACGGAGAACTTGATGCCTCGCTTAGAAAATCTTAACCCTATAAAGGGGTTCCAACGGCTTTTTTCGCGCCGGAGCCTTGTAGAACTGGGTAAGAGTCTAGCTAAGGTTCTTATTATAGGGGTAGTGGTTTGGCAGGTGGTAAGGGCCAAATTCCAGAAGTTATTCCTGGCCCCGGAGATGGGTTTAGTCCAGGTAGCTCAAGAGATGGCGCGGATAATTTTTGAGGTGGCCTTAGGGGCGATGGCGGTATATCTAGTTTTAGGCGCGCTTGATTTTGTTTTTCAGCGCCGCGAGTTCTTACGAGCTTTAAGGATGACCAGGGAGGAAGTAAAGGAAGAACTAAAGCAGACCGAGGGAGATCCTCTGGTACGCTCCCGCTTGCGGGAAAAGCAAAGGAAGTTGGCCCGCCACCGCATGATGCACGCTGTACCCCAAGCTACGGTAGTAATCACTAACCCCGTACATTTGGCCGTAGCTTTAAGGTATCGGGAAGAAGAAGGGGCTCCTCGGGTAGTGGCTAAGGGGGCAGGAAGTATAGCTCTGCGTATTATCCAGGTGGCCCGGGAGCATCGCGTACCTGTTATACAAAACCCTCCAGTGGCCCAGGCCCTCTACCGCAAGGCTGAGATAGGAGAAGAGATCCCAGTAGAGCTATATCAGGCGGTGGCCGAGATTTTGGCTTATATTTACCGGATACAGGGGCATTGGTAGAAGTGGAGTGATGGGGTATGGCTTTACCTGGTAACCAGGGGATGCTAGCGGCTTTACGACGGCTGACACCTTATAATGACTTAGTAATAGCGAGTTTGGTTTTAGCTGTGGTACTTCTCATTGTGGTACCCATAAGCCCTTTACTTTTGGACTTTTTACTTATTGTCAATTTAACTATAAGCATGACCATCTTGCTTACTACTATGTTCACAGCTGAACCTTTGGACTTTTCGGTGTACCCTACCCTCCTCCTGGTAGTTACCTTGTTTAGGCTAGCCTTAAATATATCTTCTACAAGGCTGGTTTTAAGCCAAGCCTTCGCTGGCCACGTTATCCAGGCCTTTGGGAGCTTTGTGGTGAGAGGCAATTACATAGTAGGCTTTATCATTTTTCTTATAATCACGGTCATCCAGTTTGTAGTTATAACTCATGGGGCTCAGCGGGTAGCGGAGGTGGCGGCACGTTTTACTTTAGATGCTTTACCTGGTAAGCAGATGAGTATAGATGCAGATCTCAATGCTGGCCTGATAACAGAAGAGGAAGCTAAAAGGCTACGACGTCGTCTGCAGCGGGAGGCCGATTTTTACGGGGCTATGGATGGGGCGAGCAAATTCGTCCGGGGTGATGCTATAGCTGGGCTAATAATTATTGTAATCAATATCCTAGGGGGTCTAGCTATAGGCACTTGGCAGTTCAAAATGTCCTTAGAACAAGCGCTGGAGACCTATACCCGCCTGACCATCGGTGACGGACTGGTTACCCAGATACCAGCGTTGTTAGTCTCCACAGCTACCGGGATACTCGTAACTAGATCAGGGGCTACGGCGGGATTTACTAGTGAGGTAGTGCGGCAATTGACTGCCTTCCCCCGGGGGATAGGATTGGTGGCCGGGATATTGTTCTTTCTTGGGCTAGTTCCTGGTTTGCCTAGCCTCCCCTTTTTTATATTGGCTTTAGGGGTAGGTTATGCTGCCTATATTTTAGCCCAGGAAGAAAGGAGACGGGAAGGGGAGCGCAAGGAGGCTACTGCACGGGTCAAGCCAGAAAGGAGGCAGCCGGAGAATGTCCTCGCCCTGTTCGAGATAGATCCTTTGGAGATAGAAATAGGTTATGGTCTTATACCTTTGGCGGATGAGAGCGAGGGTGGGGATTTGCTGGATCGCCTGGCTGCAGTCCGGCGACAGTGTGCTTTAGAACTGGGTATTTATGTAAAGCCTATCCGGATCCGGGATAATCTCCAGTTACCCCCCAACGCTTATGTTTTTAAAATACGGGGAGTGGAGGCTGCTAGGGGAGAACTTATGCCAGGGTACTTCCTGGCCATGAACCCAGCAGGGGAAGGTGAGGTGCCAGGGCTACCTACCCGTGAACCTGTATTTGGGCTTCCGGCTTGGTGGGTAACACCTGCTGAACGCCAGGAGGCAGAGGTGAGAGGGTTTACGGTGGTGGATTGTACTACTGTTTTGGTTACTCACCTTATAGAATTTATCAAAGCCCATGCCCATGAACTTTTGGGTCGCCAGGAGACGCGGGAACTCCTGGATAAGATTAAAGAGACGAGCCCGGCTGTAGTGGAAGAACTAGTACCTAATCTATTAAGCCTCGGTGAGGTGCAAAAAGTTCTTCAAAGCCTTCTTAAGGAAAGGGTGCCGATAAGAGATTTAACAACTATTCTAGAAGCCCTGGCTGATGCAGCTAGGGTGAACAGGGATCTAGATTTTCTCATTGAAGCAGCGCGGCGTAGCCTTTACCGGATGTTAAGCAAATTATATGCTCCAGAAGGGAAACTTGTGGCCATTACTTTGCACCCTCGGCTGGAACAGGAAATAGCAGAATCCTTACAACCGACACCTCAAGGCCAGTTTCCGGTTTTACCACCGGAAAGGAGCAAACAGCTTTTAGAAAGCCTAGGTCAAGCTGTAAGCAGAGCGGCTTTAAAAGGTGTACAGCCTTCTATCTTATGTTCTGGTCGGATCCGCTTGCCTTTGAGGCGTTTCCTCCAGCGTTCCTTGCCCCAGGTGCCAGTACTCTCTTATAGTGAATTGGATCCGGCTTTAGAAGTAGAAGCCCTCGAGGTGATAAACTTAAATGAAAATTAAGCGGTACCTTGTACGGGATATGCAGGAAGCCTATATGGCCATCCGGAGGGAACTAGGCCCGGAAGCCGTTATCATATCTACCCGGCGGGTGCGTCAGCCAGGATGGAAGGGCCTCTTTCAGCCTCCTCGCCTGGAAGTTACCGCTGCTGTAGAGACGAGACCAATGGCAGATAGTCAGGTAAGGGGAGTAAAGATCGAAGAAGAGCTCGCCCAGATCAAAAAAAGCTTGGAGAGATTGGTCTCTGCTACAAAGGAAACTGGTGGCTCCCTAGCTTACTATCGCCAGCTTATGCTAGCTCAGGATATGGGTGAGGAGCTAGTAGAGGATCTTCTCTCTGGTCTAGATGGCACGCTCAAACCTGAAGTAATAGGGGAGACCATCCTCGCCCGTTTAGTCCAGCATTTATCCCTGTCTAGAGTTCTTAAGAAACCCGAAGGGCGGATAAGGGCGCTAGTAGGACCTACCGGGGTAGGTAAGACTACCACCTTAGCTAAACTGGCGGCCAACTTTACTCTATACCGCCGCCAGCAGGTAGGCCTGATAACCCTGGACACCTACCGGATAGGCGCGGTGGAACAGTTACGTACTTATGCTGAGATTATGAGTTTACCCTTAGAGGTGGCCATGACGCCTCAAGAGCTCAAGGGAGCGGTGAATAAGCTAGCTCATTGTGATGTCATTTTTATTGATACAGCCGGGCGTCCCCCGGATAATAAGGCTCAGTTAGCCGAAATAGCAGGTTTTTTAGCTGCTGTCCGCCCCCTAGAGGTGTATTTAGTTTTAAGCGGAACCACCAGGAGCAAAGATTTATTAAGGGCTGTGGAAGGGTACCGCCACCTAGACTTTAACCACCTCATTTTTACTAAGCTAGATGAGACTTCCTGTCCCGGCGTAATAGCTAGGGTAGTTCAGGCTACGGGGGTACCTGTAGCCTATATCACCACTGGCCAGAACGTACCTGACGATTTGGAAGAAGCAGATCCCTATACTTTAGCCCAGCTTATTTGGAAAGCGGTGACTGCCGATGGATCAGGCGGCCCGTCTGCGTGAACTGGTCGGTAAACAAGGGGGGGCTGGGGGCCGAGTCATCGCAGTGACCAGTGGGAAGGGAGGGGTGGGTAAGACAAGCATTGCGGTGAATTTAAGCTTGGCCCTAGCCAGGAGGCATAAACAGGTTATGTTGCTAGATGCTGATCTAGGGTTGGCCAATATAGATATTCTTTTAGGATTGGTGCCACGCTGGGATTTGAGTCAAGTGGTTAGAGGAGAAAAACAGCTTAAAGATATTATAGTTGAAGGTCCCGAAGGAATCCTTCTCATTCCAGGGGGGTCAGGAGTTCGAGAACTAGCAGATTTGACTATCCAGCAACAGGAAATCCTACTAGAAAGTTTACGGGAAATAACGGCTGGAATGGATTTTCTATTGGTGGATACCAGTGCAGGCATATCACGCCAGGTTTTAAGCTTTGTGGCTGCGGCAGGAGAAGGTATAGTAGTGACCACGCCAGAACCCACAGCCCTGACCGATGCTTATGGGCTAATTAAGGGGTTGTCCCGGCTGAAAGTCAAGTTACACCTCGTAGTTAACCGGGCAACTACCTTAAGGGATGGGCGAGAAGCAGCAGAAAGGCTACAGGCGGTGGCAGAGCGTTTTTTATCCCTTAAGTTGAGCTTTCTCGGCGTTATACCCGAAGATAAAGCTGTAGGGTTAGCTGTACGAGAGCAGAAGCCTTTGCTCATTTACCATCCTACTTCGGCGGCAGCTAGGGCTATAGATGAAGTAGCCGATCGCCTTCTAGGGTTACCAGTAACTGGCCGGGGTGGTGGCGGTTTTTTCCAGCGGCTATACTTGCTTTTAGGGAGCAGGGCCAGGGTAACGGGAGTTTATCCAACCAGATAGGGAGAGAAGTTTTATGCCTGAACACTATTTTTTGCAGGTCAACAGAAGTGTAACTATAAAGCCACTCTGGGGCGGGCAACCTTTCCGGTCGGTTATCCAGGAGCTTACCCAGGACACCTTTGCTGTCTTGGCACCTCAGGAGGGAAGCGCGGCTTTAAGGTTGGGAGAAAAAGTGAAGGTGGAAGTCCTAGCCCCTGATGCCCGGTATGAGTTTCAGAGCACCTTAGAACGTATAGTAACTGAACCCCTCCATCTTTATTACTTTAGTCTACCGAAAGAAGTAAAACGGGTACAGGAACGGAGGTTTGTCAGGGCTAAAGTTACCTTAGAGGTGTGCTATGCTTTGGGTACTGAAGAAAGCGATCCGGCTATTCCCCCCCATCTTTTTAAGAAAGCTTATACTGTAGATTTAAGTGGTGGGGGCGCCCAGCTCATTTTAAAAGAGAAACCGGAAGTAAATAGCTTTTTATGGTTAAGCCTTCCTCTTCCGGACGGGAGAGAACCCCTAGTGGTGAAGGGCCGCGTAAAACGGGTAGGTATAAGGGTTGTAGATGGCCTAGAGCGGTATGAAGTCGGCTTGGCCTTTGAAGGGTTGACCGAAAGGGATGTAGACCGGATCATGCGGTTTGTTTTCCAGCGCCTTTTGAAAGAAAGGTGGCAAGAGGGGTAGAGGGACATGGCGGTCAATAACTTGGATCTCTGGCAATCCTTTGCCAGCGAGAGAGATGAAAAGGTGCGACAAGAGCTAGCCCTCAAGTATTTGCCCCTGGTCAAATACATTGTGGGGCGGCTGGCTGTAAAACCACCTCCCTCCCTGGATCAAGAAGATCTCCTAGGTTACGGGATAATAGGCCTGCTTGAAGCCATTGATCGTTATGATCCTTCCCGGGGGGTAAGTTTTGAAGCCTTTGCCGCCCGCAGGATCCGCGGCGCAGTTTTAGATGCGTTAAGACGAGCCCACTGGGCACCGCGAACATTAATAGAGAAGCTTAAGCAAGTTAGCGCTGTGTACCGGCGACTGGAACAAGAACAGGGGGTAGAACCTCGAGACGAAGAGGTGGCGGCAGCAGCTGGGTTAGAGGTTAGTGAATTGCAGGGGCTTCTGGAGAGGGGGGCCCAGATGGCCATTATTTCCTTAGAGGAATTTCTTTTAAACGAAGAAAGGGAGGAAACGGTACGTAGGGGAGAACTGTTAGCCGATACCCAGAGCCCGGCGCCGGACCAACGCTTGGAACAAGAGGAACTACGTAGAGCTCTTAAGGAAGCCCTACGAACTTTGAATGAGCGGGACCGGTTGATCCTGACCCTTTATTATCACGAAGGATTAACCTTAAAAGAGATAGGCGAGGTACTGCAGATCTCCGAATCCAGGGTTTGCCAACTCCATGGCCGCGCTTTGCTTAACCTTCGTAATAAGCTTGCCGATTATCTGTAGGGAGGGAAAAGTACGGGGTACATATTTTTACTTCTTGGAGTTATAATCATGTTAATCTGCTGGCCTTCCGCTTTCCAAGAGCTACGATCTTTTCCAAGAGATGAAGAATTGAGGGGCGAGCCGGAACCGTATGGTGTAAAGGAAGTCCGGTCAGAACTGCTTCCGGAACGGAGGCAGAAACTAGAAAAAAAGCCCTATTTGGAAGTTAGCACTACCTCAGGTTTTCTACTGGAGGCGGGGCCGAAAGAGGAAGTAGAACGTATCCAGCTGGGGCAACAACAGGAGCCTAAAGGGAAACCAGTAGAGACAGTGAGGACGACCAGGATCCCTGACATGGGCCCGGACATTAGGGAAGTGAGGGGCTCTTTTCAAGAGTATCTAGGTAGGGCTTTAAAGGGACCTGGTGGGGCTAAAGCATCAAAACCTCATGTTTCAGAAGTTCGGGCCTCCTCCAGGCAGCCCCACAAAAATCTCGATGTGGAAGATATAGTAGAAGCTTGGGAAGCGGGAGAGACCCTGGAAAGCATAGCCAAGCGTTTAGGCAGGGGAAAGGGTGAAATAGAATTAATCTTACGTTTATGGCGTTTAAGAGGTTAAAAGGAATACCAGGACCTTGGGCTCTTCTGGGGTTAGGTATCGGATTAGGCTGGTTTTTGGTGGGTCTTTTCCTTACCTTAGTACCATCTGAACCCAGCAAGGAAGAAATTATAAGTCGCGCCCGGGGATACGGTATGGTTTTCCGGGAAGAAGTGGTACCTTTCGATTTTAAATCTTCTACTTCAAGCAGTAAAGATGCTCCGGATAACCCGGGCCAACTCAGAAACCCGTCTAATTCTAGCCAACCTTTGCTAGAGAAACAGGTTACTTCTTACGGTGTTAGCTCTAAGGAGCATGAAGAGGTCTTGGTAACTATCCCTCCCGGTGCTACCTTAGAGGATATTGCGGCCCTTTTAGAAAAACAAGGAGTAGTCTCGAGAGCTTTATTAGAAGCTGAAGCCCGTAAAGCAGGAGTAACAGGAAAATTAAAGGCGGGGTCGTATTATTTACCACGGGGCGATGTAGCAGGGATCCTTAAGCGTTTGACGGAATAGGAAACGTTTAAAAGTAACTTTAAGAGATCGCCGGATCTTGAAATCTAAATCTAAATCAAGGGTCCGAATCAAGAACGGGGGATTGCCCAGAAGATTAGGTTTACTAGGAATTAAGGGAGTGTAGACCTATGATGAGGGGTCTTTACCTGGCCGCTACCGGGATGGTAGTACAACAACTTAGGCAGGAAACAATTAGCCACAACCTGGCTAATGCTACTACGACAGGCTATAAAGCGGCTTATGCTACCCAACGCAGTTTTCCGGAAGTTCTTCTTCTACGCCTGGAGGGACAATATTCCCAGGGAGCGGTAGGCACCTTTAGCCCGGGAGTTATGGTGGATGCGGTGGAGGTAGATTTCTCTCCAGGCCCTTTGGAGGAAACAGGCCGTTCTACAGACCTGGCTTTGGTAGATAGG harbors:
- the flhA gene encoding flagellar biosynthesis protein FlhA, yielding MALPGNQGMLAALRRLTPYNDLVIASLVLAVVLLIVVPISPLLLDFLLIVNLTISMTILLTTMFTAEPLDFSVYPTLLLVVTLFRLALNISSTRLVLSQAFAGHVIQAFGSFVVRGNYIVGFIIFLIITVIQFVVITHGAQRVAEVAARFTLDALPGKQMSIDADLNAGLITEEEAKRLRRRLQREADFYGAMDGASKFVRGDAIAGLIIIVINILGGLAIGTWQFKMSLEQALETYTRLTIGDGLVTQIPALLVSTATGILVTRSGATAGFTSEVVRQLTAFPRGIGLVAGILFFLGLVPGLPSLPFFILALGVGYAAYILAQEERRREGERKEATARVKPERRQPENVLALFEIDPLEIEIGYGLIPLADESEGGDLLDRLAAVRRQCALELGIYVKPIRIRDNLQLPPNAYVFKIRGVEAARGELMPGYFLAMNPAGEGEVPGLPTREPVFGLPAWWVTPAERQEAEVRGFTVVDCTTVLVTHLIEFIKAHAHELLGRQETRELLDKIKETSPAVVEELVPNLLSLGEVQKVLQSLLKERVPIRDLTTILEALADAARVNRDLDFLIEAARRSLYRMLSKLYAPEGKLVAITLHPRLEQEIAESLQPTPQGQFPVLPPERSKQLLESLGQAVSRAALKGVQPSILCSGRIRLPLRRFLQRSLPQVPVLSYSELDPALEVEALEVINLNEN
- the flhF gene encoding flagellar biosynthesis protein FlhF; this encodes MKIKRYLVRDMQEAYMAIRRELGPEAVIISTRRVRQPGWKGLFQPPRLEVTAAVETRPMADSQVRGVKIEEELAQIKKSLERLVSATKETGGSLAYYRQLMLAQDMGEELVEDLLSGLDGTLKPEVIGETILARLVQHLSLSRVLKKPEGRIRALVGPTGVGKTTTLAKLAANFTLYRRQQVGLITLDTYRIGAVEQLRTYAEIMSLPLEVAMTPQELKGAVNKLAHCDVIFIDTAGRPPDNKAQLAEIAGFLAAVRPLEVYLVLSGTTRSKDLLRAVEGYRHLDFNHLIFTKLDETSCPGVIARVVQATGVPVAYITTGQNVPDDLEEADPYTLAQLIWKAVTADGSGGPSA
- a CDS encoding MinD/ParA family protein, which translates into the protein MDQAARLRELVGKQGGAGGRVIAVTSGKGGVGKTSIAVNLSLALARRHKQVMLLDADLGLANIDILLGLVPRWDLSQVVRGEKQLKDIIVEGPEGILLIPGGSGVRELADLTIQQQEILLESLREITAGMDFLLVDTSAGISRQVLSFVAAAGEGIVVTTPEPTALTDAYGLIKGLSRLKVKLHLVVNRATTLRDGREAAERLQAVAERFLSLKLSFLGVIPEDKAVGLAVREQKPLLIYHPTSAAARAIDEVADRLLGLPVTGRGGGGFFQRLYLLLGSRARVTGVYPTR
- a CDS encoding flagellar brake protein, with product MPEHYFLQVNRSVTIKPLWGGQPFRSVIQELTQDTFAVLAPQEGSAALRLGEKVKVEVLAPDARYEFQSTLERIVTEPLHLYYFSLPKEVKRVQERRFVRAKVTLEVCYALGTEESDPAIPPHLFKKAYTVDLSGGGAQLILKEKPEVNSFLWLSLPLPDGREPLVVKGRVKRVGIRVVDGLERYEVGLAFEGLTERDVDRIMRFVFQRLLKERWQEG
- a CDS encoding FliA/WhiG family RNA polymerase sigma factor; this translates as MAVNNLDLWQSFASERDEKVRQELALKYLPLVKYIVGRLAVKPPPSLDQEDLLGYGIIGLLEAIDRYDPSRGVSFEAFAARRIRGAVLDALRRAHWAPRTLIEKLKQVSAVYRRLEQEQGVEPRDEEVAAAAGLEVSELQGLLERGAQMAIISLEEFLLNEEREETVRRGELLADTQSPAPDQRLEQEELRRALKEALRTLNERDRLILTLYYHEGLTLKEIGEVLQISESRVCQLHGRALLNLRNKLADYL